AGCTGATCGGCATTTCGTTGGAAGGCAGCGTGGGTTAGTCCGCGCGCGTTCTTCCATCCTCGCAAAGCGATTCAAGACCAAGACTTTAGAAAGACCAATTGATGCTTGAGATCAAAAACCTCCACGCCAAAGTCGACGGGCGCGAAATCCTGAAGGGCCTCGATCTGACGCTGCCGGCCGGCGAGGTCCACGCGATTATGGGCCCGAACGGCTCGGGCAAGTCGACGCTGTCCTACGTGCTCGCGGGCAAGGAAGACTACGAAGTCACCGAAGGCTCGGTCACCTGGAATGGCCAAGACCTGCTCGAAATGGAGCCGGACGAGCGCGCGGCCGCCGGCGTCTTTCTCGCCTTCCAATACCCGATGGAGATTCCGGGCGTTGCGACCATGACCTTCCTGCGAAGCGCCGTGAACGCAGTACGCAAGGCGCGCGGCGAGGAGGAATTTTCGACGCCGGACTTTCTGCGCACCGTGAAAGAGAAGGCGAAACACCTGAAGATCGATATCGAGATGCTGCGCCGGCCGCTCAATGTCGGATTTTCCGGCGGCGAGAAGAAGCGCAACGAGATCCTGCAAATGTCCTTGCTGGAGCCGGGGCTGTGCATTCTCGACGAGACGGATTCCGGTCTTGACATCGATGCCTTGCGGATCGTCTCCGAAGGCGTGAACGCGTTGCGGTCGCCGGAGCGCTCCATGCTCGTGATCACCCATTACCAGCGGCTTCTGAACTACATCGTGCCGGACAGGGTGCATGTGCTGTCCAAGGGCCGCGTCGCGCGCTCGGGTGGCCCGGAGCTTGCCATTGAGCTCGAGAAATCCGGATACGCCGACTACGGCCAAGACGAAGCCTCGGCGGCGTAAAGGAGCATGCTGATGGACGTACCCGTCCAACAATTCACGACCAAGGCCGAGCAGGACCTGCTCGATCTCTTTGAGCACGCGGCGGACGCATTGCCCGGCGATGCGGCGATCGCAGCCGCTCGGAAAGGCGCGATCCAGACTTATGCGGGTCTCGGCTTGCCCCATCGCCGCGTCGAGGAATGGAAGTACACCGATCTGCGCGGTGCGCTAGACAGCGTGCCGCCGCTTCTGGCCGAAGCGGACGTTGCCGTGAGCGACGCTGATCTGGAAATGGCCATCGGCAAGGCGTTCATGACGTTGCCGGCCTACCGTCTGGTCGTTGCCGCCGGCGAGTTCCGCGCGGATCTTTCGGATGTCGAGGGCTTGCGCAAGGCCGGTGTGGAGATCGCGCCGCTCGCGCAGATGTTGGAGTCTCCCCCTTCGTGGCTGAAGGCGAGCCTCGAGGAAGCCGGCGGCCGTCGTGACGATGTGGTGATCGCGCTCAATACGGCCCTGATGACGGCAGGCGTCGCTGTGCGCCTGCCTGACGGCCTGACGCTGCAGAAGCCGATCCACCTGATCCATCTCGACGCACCCGGCAAGGCCGGCTCGATCTACACGCGCAACGTTGTTGTCGCGGAGGAGGGCGCCTCCGCGACCCTCATCGAGAGCTTCGGCACGTTTGGTGTCGCAGGGCTACAGCGCAATGCTGTCACGACGGTGTCACTGGCGGCGAAATCGGCGATTCATCACCTCAAGCTGCAGCGCGAAGCCCTTGAAACGATTCATCTGAACGTGTGGGCGGCCACTATTGGTGCGGAGGCACGCTACAACGCGTTCCAGGTCTCGATGGGCGCCGCGCTGGCGCGCAATCAGGTCTATGTCCGCTTCGACGGCGAGAACGCCACCACGGATATTTCCGGCGCTACCCTGGCGCGCGGGACCCAGCATTGCGACACGACGCTGGTGGTCGAGCACAACGTCCCGGCCTGCGAGAGCCGCGAACTGTTCAAGCTCGTCCTCAACGACGAGGCCCGGGGCGTGTTCCAGGGCAAGATCATCGTGGCCAAAGACGCCCAAAAGACCGACGGC
This genomic window from Methyloceanibacter caenitepidi contains:
- the sufC gene encoding Fe-S cluster assembly ATPase SufC, with amino-acid sequence MLEIKNLHAKVDGREILKGLDLTLPAGEVHAIMGPNGSGKSTLSYVLAGKEDYEVTEGSVTWNGQDLLEMEPDERAAAGVFLAFQYPMEIPGVATMTFLRSAVNAVRKARGEEEFSTPDFLRTVKEKAKHLKIDIEMLRRPLNVGFSGGEKKRNEILQMSLLEPGLCILDETDSGLDIDALRIVSEGVNALRSPERSMLVITHYQRLLNYIVPDRVHVLSKGRVARSGGPELAIELEKSGYADYGQDEASAA
- the sufD gene encoding Fe-S cluster assembly protein SufD — its product is MDVPVQQFTTKAEQDLLDLFEHAADALPGDAAIAAARKGAIQTYAGLGLPHRRVEEWKYTDLRGALDSVPPLLAEADVAVSDADLEMAIGKAFMTLPAYRLVVAAGEFRADLSDVEGLRKAGVEIAPLAQMLESPPSWLKASLEEAGGRRDDVVIALNTALMTAGVAVRLPDGLTLQKPIHLIHLDAPGKAGSIYTRNVVVAEEGASATLIESFGTFGVAGLQRNAVTTVSLAAKSAIHHLKLQREALETIHLNVWAATIGAEARYNAFQVSMGAALARNQVYVRFDGENATTDISGATLARGTQHCDTTLVVEHNVPACESRELFKLVLNDEARGVFQGKIIVAKDAQKTDGKQMSQALLLSETAEFDSKPELEIFADDVVCGHGATSGQIDEELLFYLRARGLPEAQARALLIQAFVGEAFEALDDEVIGEAFTAVAAEWLGTPAQ